ATTCATTAAACAGCAATTGCAGTTTTGCTGCTCTTAATATTGCAATATCTCCATTGAACATTTTTGAACCAAAATAGAAATTCCATCCTAATTCAGCAGATTAAAATGAAACAAGGAGCGTGAACTGAACAACGCAAACACGGAAATGAAAAGGAAAACAAGACATGAGGGGCGTTGCCGTGGGAACCGCAACGCCAAGGAGGGGCTGATTGTGACAGGTGTGTAGTAGCTGAGAGCATTCAGACAGTCTGGGATTATCATACATCTACCTCTCCTCACATACCACATAAGTGCATTGTAGCTTCTATTTAGGAATCTGCCAATTACCAAGAcacattttaataattgttcaCATTTGCTGTATTTACATTAAAGTTTATACAGTAATATATGTTTACAATACATTTCATGATTAATTTAATTCTGTTCTGTTGATGATAACACATGGACTGATTTACTGTTGTTCATACCTCTTAATTTGAAAGTCCATAATTTTGTGTTTAACcatgtgacgctgggcggcggtagacggacgagacacagaatccgtactTTAgtggcaaacgtcactttaatcAACATataatattgcgcaatagcgcacggagaacagagatacacacacaacgtgtagactgtagacaacgacgagcacaggacactgcgcgagcgcacattaaatagacaaaccacattaaccccaggtgattacgagacgattcacaggtgagacggattatcacatgacatagccatcaccacgaaatatccacagacgcagacgatgcacgtagactacgtaaacacacgcccaaaagggaggggccggggtcctcaacgtgacagacgccccctccaagggcactacccgtcccggggtgccaacaggaccgagtgccccgaacccacgacgatgggcggatccgacgcgctcagtcctgcgtctgggaggtgactgcccttggtgaagcgtccgccacggaccgcctagaacaccctccctgggaagacgggggaaaagacggaagacacattaaacggaacgttcacaaacacacaaacaggcacgctcacacacagtggcacaagagggaaaaacgggtttggtacacaaaggggaagactgacaaacacgggaacacacacacacgacatgggcgccaggcctcgcgccaggaggagagcgagcaggggagagaggtccggagctgctggtgctgcaggcgctgcggtaggcggtgctcctcctgcctttgctgcggactctccgccaggtgcagcgcggcgggcggacgtgccaggtgcagcgcggcgggctgacgtgccaggggcagcgcggcgggctgacgtgccaggggcagcgcggcgggctgacgtgccaggggcagcgcggcgggctgacgtgccaggagcAGCGCGGCGGACGGACTGACCGAACGGGCCGTGTGAGTGGTCCCCTTCGGTCTCcatttcttcctcctctccctggctccactccatgggctgctccgggctgccaccccgggagcagtccatatcACTGTCTCTGGAGCGAGCGGAAGAGGGCGTCCGCTTCCCTCTTACGGTCTCCGCAGACctctctgaggggggagggctctcttcttcctccgtagtgtaggagccctcctcctcctcacccttctctgcggtgcgagaggggcacacgggcggagggaggtaatcctcgtcctccgattcttcctccgactccgcctcctccctaccgtagtccacggtggaggcggagtcctccgacggagggtattcctctccgtcccctccaccgtagtccacggtggaggcggagtcctctgacggagggtattcctcttcctcctcctctccaccgtagtccacggtggaggcgtcgcatatagaaggggggtagtcctctccttcctgctcctcctcggagtcctcctccccgaactcgctctccgGGGTGGACTCGACCGCCCCGTAGACGCAGGAGTCCaccctcaggggcgagaggGCGCGTGCTGGAGAAAGGCGTCGTTGGCGCTCACGCCAAATCCGCACCGCCCCCTCGCGGAGCTCCTTCGCCAACTCGGGGTACTGCGTCCCCCGTGCCGCGGCCAGCTGGAAAGCGCAGACAGGATCctgctccagctgctcctgcGTAGGCACAGCCTCCTGGCGCGGAGAGGAGCCTTCCTCCTGACCGGGGGTGTCCTCCTCCAGCTCGAGCACGCCCACCCGCAGGGGCGACCGCTCccgagatggagagggagaagagcggtgatgccgcttgctgggtttCTTTCCCTTTTTTGGCTTTGATTTATAGCCCGGCATCTTTCACTTGGTGTctcagacggctcgtcgttctgtgacgctgggcggcggtagacggacgagacacagaatccgtactTTAgtggcaaacgtcactttaatcAACATataatattgcgcaatagcgcacggagaacagagatacacacacaacgtgtagactgtagacaacgacgagcacaggacactgcgcgagcgcacattaaatagacaaaccacattaaccccaggtgattacgagacgattcacaggtgagacggattatcacatgacatagccatcaccacgaaatatccacagacgcagacgatgcacgtagactacgtaaacacacgcccaaaagggaggggccggggtcctcaacgtgacaaaccACATGTATCATAAAAAGAGACAGTGAAAGTAATAGTCACTCTGCTATGTTGCAATAAACTTAGATTTTGTATGCTCTTGAGAATTTATTATATTTTCAATAATGCCACACAAAACAAATCTGTAAAAGCATCAATTGACAGGTATCTGATAATAAAATTAGTTGTGAAATATAACAATAATCTTTGAAAATACCAAGAAAATGTGTTCTGAGTTGTATGCTTCAGCCGATTTGTATGAGGTAATCATGCCATAAACTTATTGAACATGAACAATGTAAAATTAGACGTAGCTGTGAAAAATTCCAGAATCATTACAACTGTATATAATGTATGATTGTATATAATGACAGTATATAATGTTGGTTATATAATCAATCTAAAAGAGAACATTCATAGTTTTCTTCACAACTCTGATATAGTAACTTTCTCTAAAGTAATTCATTAATCTCAGATTTACAAATATCTATATTAATCCAATTTGGTGAGATGAGACAAAATGTCAGAGACATGCAATATAAATTACAATTCAGACAGTAACGTTTATTTTGGAAAAACCAAGAGAAGCCATGCTGATTGATTTGTTAAACACCGTTGGACCATCAGAATTAAGGATTTGTCATTTCCATTGAAAATGCATTTTAATACTAATAGATATTGCATTAATTACATATCTGTTTGCATTGCCAGTTATTGCTATGTAAGCAATGAAATTAGGAAATTCAAACTTTAGAAGACCATGTTATGTTTTCAACATCTTCATTTTAATTTATAACCTGGTTCCTCCTCCTTATAATTCTGGCACTATTACTCTTGAGGACTCATTTTGAACTCTATTCTTCTTTATGTACATAGAATAGTATtaatgttaacacacacacacacacacacacacacacacacacacacacacacacacacacacacacacacacacacacacacacacacacacacacacaaaacatccaGGCATACATTCTGTTTCTATTAAATTTTTGCCTCTTATCTACAGAGTAATAATACAGCTACAAAAGGGTCACAGGGTCTGATTCCTGTTCAGTTTTCGGTGTTGTAGATACCTGCACATTTCTGTCACTTTTGGTTTTAcccttttgtttttctcttttctccAGTGTTCTTATTCTTGTTGCATTTTCTGTTATTTGTGTTAATGTGATCGTTCTTTAAGGGATCTAATTTTTGAATAAATTAATACTAATAAAGTCTTAATCATCCTCCAAAGAGGCAGTGGAGGTGACCAGTAAGCaacccaaaacaaaacataacaaaacaaaacaacagtcCAGCAGGGCCAGAGTGTGGTGCTGGATGCCTCAGAGATAATGAGTCAAATCAGGATTTTACAAGACATCATTATGCTTGCTGAAAACCAAATATTACACTCAGTGTCTGAAACATCATACCGTGGGTGGAGTATGGCTGAGGAAGATTGCTGTTTATTGATTGGTTAGTAGAGCAATACAATACATTTTGCTTGTGAGTTAAAGTTTATGTGCTTGTCAGATGTGCACTGATATCAAATATGCAAGGAGCACAATACCTGTTTAAGGAGTCGCCGACCAGTGAAACCTGCACCCTCCTCAACACTGTACTGGACGGGCATGTCATCTGAATATGGCGTGTGCTCATGAAGTGTGGCCCAACCTGTTATTATACAGCAACATTTttagtgaataaataaaatcagGCTTGTTTGCATTGAAATTATATTCAAGGAACATTTAAACAAAGCACTGCATTCAGTGTgtgaatatgaaatatgaaagaaTATAGAAAATCAGGGGCAAATAAATTACATACACGACAGTGCAATATATGAGTGTTCATCCCTTTGCCTGCTGATAATTTGAGTATATGGAGGTAAGTGAAGATGGACTAACCCATGCTGTTCTGATGGTGAGAGCATTCAGCCATTATGCTGGGCTTTGACCATTTAATTAACTAGCACCCGAGAGCAGGGGCAAGAGCTCTTTGGTTCAAATTTACTGAAAGTTAAACAGATTCATAACAAATATCACGAAGCTCAAATTTCATTAGATTCTTAGACGTTCAATTACAACCCCTTGTCTGCAATAAACCAATCAGAACGACACGTGGAGAAGCAGGAAGTGACAGACCTCAGAGAGTTCCAAAAAAGGTCAAAGGGAGAAAGAGTGGAATAGAGTGAGACGAGGAGGTGGAAGACAAATGGTCAACTCTGATTAGTCACTGTGATCACACCTAAATGGCCTCCTGTCAGTAGGAGTGAAAGACGCTGTGGGTAGCTGCTTTCCAGAGCAAAGCCTCTGATGAACTTGGCTGCATAACCATTAGTGCGTTCTCCCATTAGAGCTTCTCGTCAAGTATTTAGACCtgttaaatatttaataaactTTAATAAGCTGAGAGTCCAGGTAATGATTAATTAGAACAGCACCTCATTTTTCAAACGCAGCAAAATAACCATTTTTAAAGCTCAGAGTAATTTGAGGTTGCCAAATATATCTCTTGCTCTTATTAGAGCAGCCATGTTATATGCCATGTTAGAAAGTATGAGGTCACTGGAAAGACTTTTATACACGTTTCTAATGTGGTTTCTAAAGTAGGACTTTGATTCAAAGCAGTATCACAATTTGATGAAATTTTCAATTCTTTTACAAAACATTGTATGGGTGTGTTGTTACACTCAAAAACGTAAACAATATTTGACACTTGGAAATGAAACAACATAATTTTTCCTtagaaataaatgaacaaattaAAATGCAATTTTGGATGTTGAATGCATGGAGGCTGTTGATGGCTGTGTTAGAAAAGATTACACCACAAAATATCAAAGAGAGCAGAAATGCAGAGACATATTACAATGGCTCAGCCCAGGACTGGGTAATCTGCTAGGCGGCCTTTGGCCATTAGAGGGTAATCCAGTGTAATTGAGGAAATGACTCCTGTTCTCCTAGCTACTGAAGGGCAGTTCAGAAGCTCTTCTGTTCTCAGTCTTTGTTAAGTCTGCTAGAAAAGGACATGGGTAGTGTTTTTGGGTAGACACCTCAAGAGCTTCATTTTGGGTCTTTTTCTCTCACTTTTCCCTCCAAGCCTCAATTTGTGCCTCAGGTCTCCTCTCAAGTTCCCTCAAGCCCACACTTAAGTCTGCCAGACGGGGGGAATTACTCTGACTTTCTTTTCTTCTCATTTTCTTTCCTTAGTCTGCCTTCCCTTGTATTAGGGCAAACAAATCTTTGGTCagtttgagttttctttttgctcCACCATCTAGAGCATTTCAGCCTCCTTTCTCCTGACAGCCTCACTTCATCATGTTCGGCTTCTTGGATTGCCACTCTGGTGTGCTGATAACGCACTGGTTTGGTAGCCATGAGAACAGCGCTTCTAACCTTGCCTTGGTCTTTGGGTTTTCTTTGTGGAGGTGTTACCCAGGTCCAGCTAGTGCTAGGTTCTGGTTAGGTCTGGGATTGTTTTTGCTTTGGTAGCTCACCCAGCTTGCCTTACTATTTTATACTATATGTTTATACTATATATACTCTCACTTGACTCAgaaatgtttgttttctgtattCTTTCACAGGATTGATCAGAGTCACAAAGCCAAATAATGCAATGGTGTTCTAATTCCATTTATATACTTATGCAATGAAATGACATTAAGATGATTACATCATCATGATTGTAAGACTTGAAGTCCAAAAtgtgtgtatacagtatatttatatatatatatatatatatatatatatatatatatatatatatatatatatatatatatatatatatatatatatatatgtacatctGTATCCCAATAGATAATGAGGCATTTAGTATTCAAAGGAATTAACATCAGGCTGAAAACTGAATGAAATTACtgtattttt
This Brachyhypopomus gauderio isolate BG-103 chromosome 6, BGAUD_0.2, whole genome shotgun sequence DNA region includes the following protein-coding sequences:
- the LOC143516343 gene encoding uncharacterized protein LOC143516343 — its product is MPGYKSKPKKGKKPSKRHHRSSPSPSRERSPLRVGVLELEEDTPGQEEGSSPRQEAVPTQEQLEQDPVCAFQLAAARGTQYPELAKELREGAVRIWRERQRRLSPARALSPLRVDSCVYGAVESTPESEFGEEDSEEEQEGEDYPPSICDASTVDYGGEEEEEEYPPSEDSASTVDYGGGDGEEYPPSEDSASTVDYGREEAESEEESEDEDYLPPPVCPSRTAEKGEEEEGSYTTEEEESPPPSERSAETVRGKRTPSSARSRDSDMDCSRGGSPEQPMEWSQGEEEEMETEGDHSHGPFGQSVRRAAPGTSARRAAPGTSARRAAPGTSARRAAPGTVIYHRFPPQDRNI